The genomic window CAGCGCGATCCGCAGTTCGCCGACTCCTACACCACGATGCGTGAGCGCATCCTGCGCGACGGCGCCATCCCGGCCAAGTACAAGTTCCTGATGGGCATGATCACCGACACGATCGCCGCCCACCCCGACGGCGTGAAGACGCTGGCCGACAACGCGCGCGCCACGGGCGCCACCGAAGCCGAGATCACCGAAGCGGTCGAGGTCGGCTACCTCTACGGCGGCACCGCGTCCCTGGTGATGGGCGCCAATGCCTTCAAAGGCGGATGACCAGGCACGTCTCGCGCGGGAGCCTCAGCTGAAGACGGTTTGACCGTCGGCGTCGAGCAAGTAGGTCTCGGTGCCTTCCGAAACCCGCGGGGCGTCGGCTTTCAGCGACACCGCGACCTTGTTACTGGCGTTGCGCATCACGTCGAAGGTGAGCTCGACGGCTTCGACCTCGGAAAACCCGGCGCGCACCTCGGCGACAACGTCGGCGTCGAGGTGCGCCGGCGTCCAAATTAACCCATCGACATAGCGCAGCGCTGCTTTTGCGCGGTCGTCGATCAGCGCCGAGCTCTCGAAACGCTCGATGTCGTCGTACAGCGTCTCCGAACCCCCGGCGTCCAGCGCCCGGCTCTCGCGCACCGATTTGCACAGCCGGCAGTTGTGCTGTGCGGCACCGCGCAGCCGCACCAGCTCGGAGGTGACCGGGTCGAGCGCACGCATCGCGCCGACTGCCGGCAGGAAGTCGTTGAACACCACGTCGGCGGGCTGCGTCGCGTGATCCCACTCGACCGGCCCGCGCGTCCAGCCCAGGTA from Mycobacterium shigaense includes these protein-coding regions:
- a CDS encoding carboxymuconolactone decarboxylase family protein; the protein is MTNSMLNGLKTCLTATLVAVFLGVTPLTASSRAEPDPVPPPAPGGPTADTPWLTAIQQRDPQFADSYTTMRERILRDGAIPAKYKFLMGMITDTIAAHPDGVKTLADNARATGATEAEITEAVEVGYLYGGTASLVMGANAFKGG
- a CDS encoding carboxymuconolactone decarboxylase family protein → MAAPVSVRGDLLTRLVALSPGSPGDGRLVGLVRRVCAQTVSLPPLPAEIAVDEPESEAEAVVAEFAEQFSTDVSAITDEQRSRLFKSLGDNTFGVVVAMYLADFLPRMRAGLQALGVGEQYLGWTRGPVEWDHATQPADVVFNDFLPAVGAMRALDPVTSELVRLRGAAQHNCRLCKSVRESRALDAGGSETLYDDIERFESSALIDDRAKAALRYVDGLIWTPAHLDADVVAEVRAGFSEVEAVELTFDVMRNASNKVAVSLKADAPRVSEGTETYLLDADGQTVFS